Part of the Novosphingobium sp. KA1 genome is shown below.
GATGTCGAGCGCGCCTTCGAGCGCCTCCCTGGCCGAAGGCGCAAAGTCGATCCGCGTCACGCGGTCGCCCTTGGCGGCAAAAGCCGAGGCCACGGCATGGCCGAGCACGCCGAAACCTCCAGTGACGATAACCGAACGGGACATGGAAACTCCTCTCTTTGCTGCAAGGCTATAGCGCGGCGAAGAGAGGAACAAGCAGGGCCGGGCGTTCATCCGCAAGGAAGCGCCCCGCCGATGCCGAGGGCATGAAAAAAGGCGGCGCCTCCCGCGGGAAGCGCCGCCTTTCAAACCGTCAGCCTGAAATCAGAGCTGGCCGAGCATGTAGTCGGCCGAGCTGACTTCGAACGCGCCGGGTGCCTCGACGTTGAGCTGCTCGACGACGCCGTCGTTGACGACCATCGAGAAGCGCTTGCCGCGCTCACCCATGCCGAAGCCGGTGCCGTCCATGACGAGGTCGATGGCCTTCACGAAGTCGCCGTTGCCGTCGGCCAGCATCGCCACCTCGTCCGAGCCCGAGGCCTTGCCCCAGGCACCCATGACAAAGGCGTCGTTGACGGCGGTGCAGGCAATCGCGTCGATGCCCTTGGCCTTCAGTTCGGCGGCCTTGTCGACAAAGCCGG
Proteins encoded:
- a CDS encoding peroxiredoxin, whose product is MTIAVGDKLPDVKLIKAGESGPEPVQTADFFAGKKVALFSVPGAFTPTCSAKHLPGFVDKAAELKAKGIDAIACTAVNDAFVMGAWGKASGSDEVAMLADGNGDFVKAIDLVMDGTGFGMGERGKRFSMVVNDGVVEQLNVEAPGAFEVSSADYMLGQL